GCTCGACGGCGACGGCGACGGGCTCGGTCGGGTTGACGCTGATGAGGCCCGAGCGATCGCCGCGCGCAGCCAGCAACGAGCCGACCATCACGCTCTGGCGCGAGCTCTCGATGAAGCCGTGCTGCTTCATCCACTCGTCGTTGAAGATCTTGGAGACGTAGCCGCGGCCCGAGTCGGGCAGGAGCACCACGACCACCGCGTCCTCGGGCAGGTCGCGGGCCACCCGCAGGGCGGCGACCACCGCCGTGCCGGCCGAACCACCGACCAACAGGCCCTCTTCGCGGGCGAGGCGGCGGGTCATGGCGAAGGCCTCGGCATCGCCCACCCGCTCGTAGCGGTCGATGAGGCGCAGGTCCACCGTGTCGGGGATGTAGTTCATGCCGATCCCCTCGACCTGGTAGGGCTTGGGGGTGTCGCCCGAGTAGATGGACCCCTCGGGGTCCGCGCCGATCACGACCACCTTGCCGTTCTGCTCCTTGAGGTACTTGGCGGTGCCCGAGATAGTGCCGCCGGTGCCCATGGAGGCGACGTAGTGGGTGATCTTGCCGCCGGTCTGCTCCCACAGCTCGGGACCGGTGGTCATGTAGTGGGCCTCGGGGTTCTTGGCGTTGTGGAACTGGTTGGGCTGGTAGGCGCCGGGGATCTCGCGGGTCAGGCGGTTGGCGACGCTGTAATAGGAATCCGGGTGGTCGTTGGCGACCGCCGTCGGGGTGATGACCACCTCGGCGCCGTAGGCGCGCAGGACGTCACGCTTCTCCTGGCTCATCTTGTCGGGCATGGTGAAGACGCAGCGGTAGCCCTTGATGGCGGCTGCGATCGCAAGGCCTACGCCGGTGTTGCCGCTGGTCGGCTCGACGATCGTGCCGCCGGGCTTGAGCAGGCCCTTGGCCTCGGCATCCTCGATCATGTGCAAAGCGGGACGGTCCTTGACCGAAGCGCCGGGGTTGAAGAACTCGACCTTGGCGAGCACGGTGGCCTTGATGCCCTGGGTGACGCGGTTGAGCTTGACCAGGGGCGTGTGGCCGATCGTGTCGAGCAGGCTATTGGCGTAGTGCATCGGATCCCTTTCGAAGGTGGCGTCTAGAAACTCATGACCAGTATAGCGGAAACTCCTAGGGATTAAACTTGCTTTAAGCTTGGTCAGGTTGACCGATCCGGCTACAATAAGTAAAGGAGCGCTCGTCGCCTACGGGAGGTCCGTCATGCGATCAACCATGCGTGTCAACATCGCCGTCAAGCTGGCCGGGGTCTTCACCCTGGTCTGCTTGTCGTTGCTGGTGCTGGTCGCGCTGGTCGCCTCGGTCATGACCTCCAAGGGCCTCAAGTCCGAAGCCAGCAAGCGCCTCGACAACGACGTGGCCGTCACCCTCCACACCTTCGACTACTTCGCGCAGGACGCGCTCGCCTCGGCCCAGATGGTCGCGAGCAACCCCAAGGCCCTGCGCTTCGTGACCTCGGGGGCTGCGGCCAACGCGGGGAGCGGCGGCGCCAATGCAGCCATCGACGACCTCCTCGACCTCTTGCCCAAGAACCGCATCGTCCGCGTCTTCGACGCCAACGGCCTCCCCATCAAGGAGCGCGGCGTCCCCAAGGAGGTTTCCGAGCTCGTCAGCGCGGGCGTCCAGCTCGCGCTCGCCAACGAGCCGGTCAAGGGCGTCGAGCCCATGGGCGATCAGGGCCTCGCCATCCGCGGCATCGCCCCCATGAAGGTCGGCGATCGCGTCGTGGGCGCCGTCATGGTCGGCTCGTGGCTCGACCGGGCCTTCGTGGACCAGATCCAGGGCATCACGGGCCTCGAAGTCGGCATCGCCGGCGGCAACTCGCGCATCAGCCACTGGCTCGCCCAGACCATCCGCACCGACGGCAGCGCCCGTCTCAAGGGCGAGCTGCCCCTCGCAGTCGTCCACCAGGTCCGCGAGACGGGCAAGGTCTCCAAGCAGGTCGTCCGCTTCGGCAAGGACGAGTACCTGGGCGCGTTCGCCCCCCTCTTCGGCGACTACGGCGAGTTCGTCGGGCTGCTCTTCATCGGCGAGCCCCAGGCCCCCATGCAGTCGGCCGCCCGCCAGACCCAGTTCTCGATTCTCTGCCTGGCGCTCGCGGGCGCCATCCTCGCCTCGCTGGTCGCCACCGCCCTGTCGCGCACCATCACCAACCCCATCCGCGAACTGGTGGCCCAGGCCACCGCGATCGCCCAGGGGGATCTCAGCAAGCGCGTCGCGGTCGATACCGGCGACGAGCTGGAGCAGCTCGCCCAGGCCTTCAACAAGATGAGCGAGTCGCTGGCCGTCATGAAGCAGCACGACCAGAACGCGAACCCGCTCACCAAGCTACCCGGCAACGTCTCGATCCAGGCCGAGGTGCAGGGCCGGCTCTCTTCGGGCGAGCAGCTCGCCATCCTCTACACCGACCTGGACAACTTCAAGGCCTACAACGACAAGTTCGGCTTCGAGCAGGGCGACCAGGTCATCCGGCTGTGCGCCTCGGTTCTGCAGCAGGCCGTTCAGATGGTCGACCACCCCGGCGACTTCATCGGCCACATCGGCGGCGACGACTTCATCGTCGTCACCCACCCCAAGGTGGCCGAGCGCCTCGCGCGCGAGATCATCCGGATCTTCGACGCCGAGATCCCCGAGCTGTACCCGGCCGAGGACCGCGAGCGCGGCTACATCCTCTCGGTCGATCGCCGCGGCCAGAAGCAGCAGTTCCCGCTCTGCTCGCTCTCCATCGCCCTGGTCACCAACGAGGCCCGCGACATCAAGGACTTCCTCGAGCTTTCGAGCCTCGCCGCCGAGGTCAAGAAGTACGCCAAGGGCATCGAGGGCTCGAACTTCGCCCGCGATCGCCGCAACGACCGCACCGCACCGCTGGACGGCGCGACCGTCTAACCCAGCCCCTTCACGAAGCCACCCGATGCCGGGTGGCTTCGTCGCTTGGAGCCTCACCAGCTTGGCTGTAGCAGCCTCGACCTCCCAGGCGTATCATGCCTTCGGACCCCGCTTGCAGGTCATGCGAAAAGCAGGGATGCAACCATGAGCCGAGGCCCAAAGCGAGACGACAAGCGCCCTCCCGCCGCAGCGGGATCGGAGCGTGTCAGAATGCAGGACCTCGGCATCGGGCTGCTCTTCGACCACATCCGGGATGCCATCGTGGTCGCCGACGTGGAGAGCGATCGCATCGTGCTCTTGAACCGCGTGGCCGAAGACCTGTTCGGCTACTCCGCCGAAGAAGCGATCGGACAGCCCGTCACCCTCTTGATGCCCGAGCGTTACAAGGCCGTGCACCTCGCGGGCATGCGCCACTTCCGCGAGACGGGCCATGGTCGCCTCATCGACTCCAATCGCGCCTTGGAGCTGCCAGGGCGGCATCAGTCGGGCCGCGAGTTCTACCTCGAGCTCTCCCTGAGCCCGATCCCCAGCCGCATCGGGAAACGCCGGTTCGTGCTCGCCGTCATCCGGGATGTGACCGAGCGCAAGAATGCCGAGCTCGCGCTCGCCGAGCAGAAGGAGCTGCTGGAGCGGCTCATCACCCACATGCCGGCCGCCATCGCCTTCCTCGACCGCGATCTGACCTACCGCTGGAACAACCCCGCCCATTCACGCCTGATCGGCCTGCCTGCCGAACGAATCCTCGGGCGGCGCGTCGAAGCGGTCCTCGGCGAAGGTGCTCGGACGGTGGTGCCGCTCCTGAAGCGGGTGCTCGAATCGGACGAGCCGTTCCACGCACAGGCCCTGCCCATCCGGCTGGGCGATGGGGCGGTGACGACCCACTGGGACCTCAGCTACGTACCGATCCGCGATGCAAGCGGAACGCAGCTCGGGATCCTGAGCCTCGCCAGCGAAGCCACCGAGCGCGTCGCAGTCGAGCGTCTCCAGCGCCAGCGGATCGAAGAGCTCCAACACCTCTCCACCCTCAAGGATCAGTTCCTGAGCGTCCTCTCCCACGAGCTGCGCACTCCGATCCAGTGCGTCACCGGTTTCGGAAGCCTCCTGGACGACGAAGTGGCCGGGCCGCTCAACGCCGAGCAGCACGCCTTCATCAAGAAGATCCTGGGGGCATCCGACGTGCTCATCGGACTGGTCAACGACATGCTGGACATGAGCAGCATCCGAGCCGGCAAGTTCCTGGTCGAGCCCTCGCCGGTGCCTGCGAGCCCGCTGATCGCGGGAGCCGTCGAGGCATACCGCGCCCCGGCCACCGAGAAGCAGCTCCGGCTGAGCTGGGACGTGCCTGCCGATCTGCCCTGCCTCTGGGCCGATTCGAAGCGAGTCGCGCAGGTGATCGGGAAGCTGGTGGATAACGCGATCAAGTTCACGCCAGCGGGCGGGAGCGTTGCGGTCCGGGCGCGTGCAGGCAAGAAGTGGCTCGTCCTGAGCATCGCCGACAGCGGGATCGGCATCACCCCCGAGCAGCACGCGCTACTGTTCCAGCCCTTCACCCAGGTGGATATGAGCTCGACCCGGAGCGTCGGCGGGATCGGCCTCGGGCTGAGCATCAGCAAGGCGATCGTCGAGGCGCACCATGGGCGCATCGGGGTGCGCAGCATCCCCGGAAAGGGCAGCCTCTTCTGGGTCGCCCTGCCCTTATCCCCGCCTGGTAGCTGCTAGCGAGCGCTATATTCGGCGCGAGTCGTCCCGTAGTAGCAATGGGGCAAACTCACTCGCTCGAACTCGCCCAGGTAACGGGTGTGGATCTTCTCGGCGACCCGGCGCGAGGCGCCATGGCTCACGACCATCATCGAGATAATCCGCTCGTAGCCGGTATGTTCGAAGCCCCAGGCGAGACAGGCCGCTGCCGCCTCCGTCGCGTAGCCGCGCCCCTGGTAGGCGGGCAGGAAGTGGTAGCCGATCTCGAGCTCGTCGCGCCCCTCGACGGTCTGGATCGTCGGCCCGCAGTCCCCCACGACGGCATGGGTGTCCTTGGCGATCGCGGTCCACAGCCCGAAGCCCAGGGTCCGGTAGCGCTCCTGGTTGCGGGCGATGCTCGCTTCGAGCTGCTCGCGGGTGTAGGGGGCCGGAAAGTAGCGCATGGCGACCGGATCCCCGAAGACCTCGAAGAGAGGATCCACGTCCTCGAGGGTCATCTCGCGCAGGAAAAGGCGCGGGGTCTCGAGCATGATGGGCTTGCGGGGCATGGGGAAGACCCTCCAACGAAAACGCGGCAGGTGGACGAAGGTCCACCCGCCGCGGGGAATTATGAGCTTAGGCCGTGGTCGTGGCTTCGACCGGCTGCGGGGTGTAGTGGGCGAACATGTAGCCCGTGCCGCGCGCCGTGAGGATGAGCTCGGGCGAGCTGGGATCGTCCTCGAGCTTGGAGCGCAGGCGCGAGATGTGGACGTCGACCACGCGGGTGTCCGAGTACTGGCTCAGGCGGTAACCCCAGACCTGGTGCAGGATCTCGGAACGGGAGTAGGCGCGGCCCGGGTTGGTCGCGAGCAGCTCGAGGAGGTTGAACTCCATCTCGGTCAGCTTGACCTTCTTGCCTTCCTTGAGGACCTGGCGCTTGCCGGTGTCGATCAAGAGCTTGTCCACCTTGATGGTGGCCTGCTTGGCGACGTCGGTGTGGGTGCGGCGCAGGACCGCCTTGATGCGGGCCTCCAGCTCACGCGGGGAGAAGGGCTTGACCACGTAGTCGTCGGCGCCGAGCTCGAGGGCCGCGATGCGGTCGGTGATGTCGCCCTTGGCGGTGAGCATGATGATGGGGGTCATCATGTTCTTGCGGAGCTCGCGGCAGACCTCGAACCCGTCGATCTTGGGCATCATGATGTCCAGGACGATCAGGTCGGGGTTGTGGGCCGCAGCCTTTTCGAGGGCTTCGACGCCGTCCGCTGCGGTGATCACCTCGTAGCCGGCCAACTTGAGGCGGGTCTCCACGATCTGGCGGATGCTTGCCTCATCATCGACAACGAGAATCTTTTCCTTATCCATTTCGAATCGTCACTCCTAACGCGCTAGTCGACGGGCGTTATCAAAGGATTGCAATGAAGGAAGGCACGGGGCGTCAATGAAGCGTTGCTTATCTTCATTAAGAACCAGCATAGCACCTAAATGCTCACCCGTAAACCTAGCTCCATGACGCTGATGTCGCTCGTTACGGCGAGATCGCGGTAGCCGCGATAGCGGACACCGATGCTGGTCATCGGGATGAGCGAAAGGTTCGCGCCCAGCATGTAGGAGGCGATTGCGTGCTGATACGAGAGCGGGTAGCTCACGCCGACGCTGCCCTCGAAGGTCAGGGGCGAAAGGATGGGCGAGAGGCCCAGATCGACGCGGGCGCCGGCGCCGTGGTCGAAGGTCGGCGAGAAGAGGCTCTGGCCCTGGTAGAAAATGCCGGGCTTGAGGGAGATCATCGGGATGAAGGAGAGCTCCTTGCGCAGACCGACCTCGGCGAGCATCTCGTCGCTGCCCAGGCGGCTGATGAGGTTCCCCGCCACGTCGAAGCCGAAGGCGTCCACGTTGCCGTCCAACTCGAACGCGGGACCCGAGATGGACGCGCCCTGCTTGTCGCCGCTCAGGTAGCCGATGTGGGCGCCGGCCGAGGCTCCGATGCCGATCAGGGGCACGGCCTGAGCCGGGGCCGAGAAACCGATGGTGGCGACCGTCGTCGCAGCCAGCACGGCACCGAGGAGGTTAGGGCGCGTAGTCATGTGCAAACTCCCTTGCTACAGATCGGGCGGCCCGCTCGAAGGCGGCCGCCTGCGGATGACTCGGATCGAGCGGTTCGGTCCCGACCAGTCGCTTGGTCCACAGGATCTTGCCCGTGTCCGCTGCGACGACCTTGACCGTCATCGAAACCCAGACGCGCCCTTGGCTCGCCTGCACCCGATACCCGCTGATCGTCCCGGTGAGAAAGGCCCGGACCCCGAGCGCCGTCGCCTGACCCTTGAGCCAGCTGACGGCGAGCCTCGGCCCGGGCCGCGAAATCGGCGGCGCGGCGAGGACCCCTTCGACGCTCTGGCGCGTCTCCTCCCAGAAAGCCCGGGAGATGGGCTTGGCGACGTCCTGCCCGGTCAGGTCCACGAACTCGACGATCGCAAGCCCCGTCCCTTGCTGCGGCGCCTCGGCCTCAGGGGCCTTGGCACGCCCGAAGAGCGCTGCGCAACCAGAGCTTGCGATCAGCGCCATGGCGATCGCGCCCCAGAAGGCGCTCCGGACGGACACAGGGATGCGGCGAGCGAAAAACATCAAGTTTCCTAAACCTCACCACCCAAATGATACGAAGATTTGCTCGCCATGTCTAGCTTGCCAGACAAATCCCGGCCGATGGCCTCACGCACGCCGGATCACCTCGATCGGATCCAGCTTGATGGCGCGGCGCGCGGGCAAGAGGCAGGCCATGAGGGCCACCCCCAAGGCGGCAACGGCCGTCAAGGCGAAGTCGAGGGGCTCCATCCGCACGGGCAGGCGATCGATGTAGTAGACGTCCGAAGGCAAGGCCAAAGGGAAGCTCCCCAGCGCCAGCGAGAGGCCGACGCCCGCCGCGAGGCCCAGGGCGACCCCCAGGACGCCGACGACGGCCCCCTCCATGACCACCATGCGGCCCATGGTGACCCCGCTCGATCCGAGCGCGCGCAGGATCGCGATCTCGCGGCTTTGCTCGAGCACCCACATGGCGAGGGTGTTGGCGATACCCATGGTCGCGACGATGATGATGAACATGGTGACCAGGAAGATCACCCGCTTCTCCAGGGCCAGGGCCCCGAGCAAGCTGCTGTTGTTGACCGTCCACGAGCGCACGCTGTAGGGCACCGTGCGCTGCAGCTCGGAGGCCACCTCGGGGGCCGCGAAGACGTCGTCGAGGCGAATCGAGAGGCCCGTCACGCTGTCGCCGAGACCAAATACCTGCTGGGCGACGCGCAGATCCAGGTAGGCCACGTGCGCGTCGTACTCGTAGAGTCCCGCCTGGTAGAGCCCCGTCACGACCACCGGCTGCTTGGAAGCGAGGCCGCTGACCAAGAGCAAGCGATCACCGCTCTTGGCGCCGAGCTTCTTGGCGAGCTCGCTGCCCAGCATGATGCCTGGCAGGTTCCCGCGGGGCGCGAGGTCGCCCTTGAGGACGTACTTGGTCCAGTCGGGGTTGTCCTTCTCCTGGGCGGGGTCGATGCCGCGCACCAGGACCCCCGACGAGAAGCCCGAGCGGGTCAAGAGGGCCTGGCCGTTGATGAACGGCAGGACGTTCTTGACGTGGGGCTGGGGCTTGATCTCCTCTTGAAGGCGCGGGTAGTCCTTGACCATGCCCGTCAGTGCGTCGGTGACCGCCACGTGCGGGGTGGTGCCGAGGATGCGGTCCACCAGGTCGGCCTCGAAGCCGTTGGTCAGCGAGAGGGCGGTCGTCAGGATTGCCACGCCGACCGAGACGCTCAGGATGAGCATGACCGTCTGGCGCCAGCGAGCCAAAAGATGACGGGCGGCAATGAAGAACAGAAACCTCATGGCCCCATGATAGCACGCAAGGGGCCGCCCAAACGGGCGGCCCCTGCGGCTATTCCGGTATCGATTCGAGGCTTAGAAGCGCTCGAGCGCGACCGCGGTGTTCTTGTCCGTCTGGTGGACGGTGTCGATGAAGCGGATCGTGCGGGTCGAAGCGCCCATGACCAGCGAGTAGGTGCGGTGGCCGGCGCCGTAGTAGCGAACACCGTGCAGGATGTCGCCCTCGGTGATGCCGGTGGCGGCGAAGATGATCTCCTTGCCGGGGGCCAGGTCTTCGGTGAAGTAGACCTTGTCGAGGTCGATGCCCATGGCGCGGCAGCGCTCGGCTTCCTGCTCGTTACGGGGCTTGATCCGGGCCTGGATCTCGCCGCCCAGGCACTTCATGGCCGCAGCCGCGAGCACCCCTTCGGGAGCGCCGCCGATGCCCATGACCGCGTGGACCGCGGTGCCGCGGACCGCCGCCGAGATCGCCGCGCAGACG
This genomic window from bacterium contains:
- a CDS encoding cystathionine beta-synthase encodes the protein MHYANSLLDTIGHTPLVKLNRVTQGIKATVLAKVEFFNPGASVKDRPALHMIEDAEAKGLLKPGGTIVEPTSGNTGVGLAIAAAIKGYRCVFTMPDKMSQEKRDVLRAYGAEVVITPTAVANDHPDSYYSVANRLTREIPGAYQPNQFHNAKNPEAHYMTTGPELWEQTGGKITHYVASMGTGGTISGTAKYLKEQNGKVVVIGADPEGSIYSGDTPKPYQVEGIGMNYIPDTVDLRLIDRYERVGDAEAFAMTRRLAREEGLLVGGSAGTAVVAALRVARDLPEDAVVVVLLPDSGRGYVSKIFNDEWMKQHGFIESSRQSVMVGSLLAARGDRSGLISVNPTEPVAVAVEQLREHGISQLPVMDGDQVVGSVQESTLLKAIVEGTGASKTVAEVMGRPYAVVDESEPVSKVYEALLRGDGAVVVSKAGRPHGVLTKIDLIEFFASSQQVGVTV
- a CDS encoding response regulator; translation: MDKEKILVVDDEASIRQIVETRLKLAGYEVITAADGVEALEKAAAHNPDLIVLDIMMPKIDGFEVCRELRKNMMTPIIMLTAKGDITDRIAALELGADDYVVKPFSPRELEARIKAVLRRTHTDVAKQATIKVDKLLIDTGKRQVLKEGKKVKLTEMEFNLLELLATNPGRAYSRSEILHQVWGYRLSQYSDTRVVDVHISRLRSKLEDDPSSPELILTARGTGYMFAHYTPQPVEATTTA
- a CDS encoding GNAT family N-acetyltransferase gives rise to the protein MPRKPIMLETPRLFLREMTLEDVDPLFEVFGDPVAMRYFPAPYTREQLEASIARNQERYRTLGFGLWTAIAKDTHAVVGDCGPTIQTVEGRDELEIGYHFLPAYQGRGYATEAAAACLAWGFEHTGYERIISMMVVSHGASRRVAEKIHTRYLGEFERVSLPHCYYGTTRAEYSAR
- a CDS encoding HAMP domain-containing protein, yielding MRSTMRVNIAVKLAGVFTLVCLSLLVLVALVASVMTSKGLKSEASKRLDNDVAVTLHTFDYFAQDALASAQMVASNPKALRFVTSGAAANAGSGGANAAIDDLLDLLPKNRIVRVFDANGLPIKERGVPKEVSELVSAGVQLALANEPVKGVEPMGDQGLAIRGIAPMKVGDRVVGAVMVGSWLDRAFVDQIQGITGLEVGIAGGNSRISHWLAQTIRTDGSARLKGELPLAVVHQVRETGKVSKQVVRFGKDEYLGAFAPLFGDYGEFVGLLFIGEPQAPMQSAARQTQFSILCLALAGAILASLVATALSRTITNPIRELVAQATAIAQGDLSKRVAVDTGDELEQLAQAFNKMSESLAVMKQHDQNANPLTKLPGNVSIQAEVQGRLSSGEQLAILYTDLDNFKAYNDKFGFEQGDQVIRLCASVLQQAVQMVDHPGDFIGHIGGDDFIVVTHPKVAERLAREIIRIFDAEIPELYPAEDRERGYILSVDRRGQKQQFPLCSLSIALVTNEARDIKDFLELSSLAAEVKKYAKGIEGSNFARDRRNDRTAPLDGATV
- a CDS encoding PAS domain S-box protein, translated to MQDLGIGLLFDHIRDAIVVADVESDRIVLLNRVAEDLFGYSAEEAIGQPVTLLMPERYKAVHLAGMRHFRETGHGRLIDSNRALELPGRHQSGREFYLELSLSPIPSRIGKRRFVLAVIRDVTERKNAELALAEQKELLERLITHMPAAIAFLDRDLTYRWNNPAHSRLIGLPAERILGRRVEAVLGEGARTVVPLLKRVLESDEPFHAQALPIRLGDGAVTTHWDLSYVPIRDASGTQLGILSLASEATERVAVERLQRQRIEELQHLSTLKDQFLSVLSHELRTPIQCVTGFGSLLDDEVAGPLNAEQHAFIKKILGASDVLIGLVNDMLDMSSIRAGKFLVEPSPVPASPLIAGAVEAYRAPATEKQLRLSWDVPADLPCLWADSKRVAQVIGKLVDNAIKFTPAGGSVAVRARAGKKWLVLSIADSGIGITPEQHALLFQPFTQVDMSSTRSVGGIGLGLSISKAIVEAHHGRIGVRSIPGKGSLFWVALPLSPPGSC
- a CDS encoding ABC transporter permease, whose amino-acid sequence is MRFLFFIAARHLLARWRQTVMLILSVSVGVAILTTALSLTNGFEADLVDRILGTTPHVAVTDALTGMVKDYPRLQEEIKPQPHVKNVLPFINGQALLTRSGFSSGVLVRGIDPAQEKDNPDWTKYVLKGDLAPRGNLPGIMLGSELAKKLGAKSGDRLLLVSGLASKQPVVVTGLYQAGLYEYDAHVAYLDLRVAQQVFGLGDSVTGLSIRLDDVFAAPEVASELQRTVPYSVRSWTVNNSSLLGALALEKRVIFLVTMFIIIVATMGIANTLAMWVLEQSREIAILRALGSSGVTMGRMVVMEGAVVGVLGVALGLAAGVGLSLALGSFPLALPSDVYYIDRLPVRMEPLDFALTAVAALGVALMACLLPARRAIKLDPIEVIRRA